From the Rhinoraja longicauda isolate Sanriku21f chromosome 20, sRhiLon1.1, whole genome shotgun sequence genome, the window TCTGAACTTTTAACAAGtttccattcctccccccccccctttccccaccaaacTGGCTTATGTGCTACAAAAAAAACCCTATATACACAGGTAGTAAAATCAGACAAGTGATAAGGAAGAACCTAATTGCACTGCAGTATATCCATTCTAAAATGGGCGGTTTTAGTGTTCACTTGAGTTCAGTGCTTGGACACTCTCCACCATGGGAGAGGCAACGATATGTGTCTGTGAGGAATGGATCCCTCCACCTGTAAGCACTGCTGTAGATGAACAAGGAAAAGAGGATCATCATGTCTGAAACAAGGAAAATACAAATTACAGTTTAAAACCAAGtgtattttttccccccaaaaatggAAATACAGCTCtaaacaatttataatcttttaaCCCAGCATAATTTGCATTGAcaaaaccgctggagtaactcagcgggtcaggcagcatctgtggagaacatggataggtgatatttcacagagtgctggagtaactcagtgggtcaggcagcgtctgtggagaacatggataggtgacgtttggggtcgggacacttcttcagacttctgtattTTCTTTCTAATTGTTTTCATTACTTAGATCTTAATTGGCACAGCCGCGCTGTTCACTTCAAGCCACCCATATCGAGTGCAGCTGTCCAAAAGTTGCTAAAGCAACCGGTGATTTGAAGCAAGTAACACCGGGAGCAATATTAATTTGGTCTTCTCCCCACTGAAGACAGTAACTCACACCCCTTCAGACTTATTGCATGTTATACATTGCCcttcaaataacctacaaaaacATCTATTCCAGGCAGCATGGCAGACATTTACTGCAGAACACACGAAGTTACGTTCAGTTGGGGTGTTGTAACGTTTCAATGGATTAATTAGTATTATCGGATTAGCAAACAATAATTGGCATTGCAACTTTCAAAGGCCATTTCTAAACAAGTTGatgtgctctctagttgtgggacCATTGGTGAAGGGAACGAGGTGTCGTGTTTGACAGCATCTGCCGACAATGGCAGCCCTTCTTCAGTGGAGTTTTAAGAAATTGGATCCGAAAAATCAATCAAAATACCAAACGGTATTCGACTcgagacaaattgtgaatatttcagcatctgcaactgATTAAGTGAAATATTTCGCAAAGATTCAATGCCAAGTGAATGAAATGTCATACCGTGCTATCTGGAACAAACCATAAACGTAGCGTACGCGACATTTCACCAGTGATTTGAGAATTTTATTTTCAACGCCCCGGTTTGGGCTTGACCATGTATGAATGCCGGTATCTTGTCCACTGCAACCACTATTAATTCGGTTTATTGTGGCTAGCCACTTAAAAGCTTCCTTCCCCCGGTCATGCACACCTACCCCACCCGCCACCTCCTTGTAATATTTAGTCTAAAGGGCCGGGAAAGGAATGTAAAGGCATTAGGTAACATGTTGAGATTATTTAAGGCACTTCTCTGGACGTTTGCCCAAGGTGCTACAGCCGATGAGATAAGTAATATGGCGCACTTTATGGTCAGGTTTTAAATGCGATTATTTTAGATCAGGTTGGCCGGACAGAACAAATGTTCTTGTGGTTATACACTGATATCATTCTGTTATTACAATAATTGGGCAATAAAGTCTACAGTATTAGGTGGAGTCTCGGCGACGTTTCGATAGCCTGGCAGGACTCTCCTGATTGTAGGCATTGTTATTTGAAAACCAGCTGGAAATAATCACCTTCGCTTACGTGTCGTTTTTCGAATTAAAGAAACATTAGTGACATTACAATCCAGATCAACTTCAAATCCTCAACTTGTGACCACTAGGCCAATTGGTCAAAGCACTATGTCCCCTCTGCTTTTGCTACAGTTACACCTTCAGCCTCCGACTTTTAAAACCGCACGAAGATTTCATTCGCCCACGAAAACTAAAAGTCGTAAATAAAAACTACCTTGTGACTTTTATGTTTGATGTCCACGGGAAATCGTTTTTTTCGGCGTCTTCTCTAACGTACCCGCACTGCGAGAATTTGTTGACCAGTCTGTTTCTGTCTTCGCATTGAACCTCTTTGAGTCTGGGGTGTCATCTACAattacacacaaccacaaaaaaaacccCCATTAAAACACAACATCTCAAATCAGGATGTCAAAAAAAATGTCGAGATCATTTCTGTTCTGACTTGCCCCGTGTTTACCGGAAATAGTCAACTACATATCAACAAAAACACTAAAAACAATAGGGACGTTTGGTTCatcttattattattttttaatataaaggCCCCCCTGAAACTGTAGTATCCCTTTTCAAACGTAGAGGGATTTAAGAATAACCGCTGACAATCCAAGGACTGCAGGTTCCGCGTGAAATGCAAGAAAATTACTGGTTGGGCGAATTTTTGAACGTGCATTAAAAAGGTCAGAAAGGTCCGTTTGAAAATGGATCCTGTGGCTTTTAACAGAACGTATCTTTGTCACCTACCGCCTGACGCAGACCGCTTACGGGAAGCGCTGCACCGCTCTGTGAAGTGCCCGGTTGCCTCTGTGACCGGCTCCTCCCGCTGTTGGTTCTCTAAGTCCGTGTCCCCCGAATCGCCCTGAAGCCGAGTGCCGGTGTAAACTATCGCATGGTTCCCGTTCACATCAACCCCGCACTGCTCCGCCGGTGACACTTGCTTCCTGGACGGGCGCCAGTAAAAATTAGGCACATCTTTGCGATCCACGGCTTCCCATTTGTAATTTCCATCCAAAGGCTTGTCCTTCTCGAAGTCGTAGTTCCACCTCCCTCTGTCCTGCTCGTGAATCTCCTGCTTTTTCAGCTGCAGGTCTCGGTTTAACACGTCGTGGTCTACGGCACCAAAGAGGCTGCGACAAGCGGACGGTTTCGCGTTCCCTGGTATCTGCGCTGCCATTAGTTCCAGCGATGGACTACCATTAGAAATGCGTACGTTTGACATTTTTCCCCCCTTcgtaacacccccccccctcctcccctcccctaccctaccccccccccccccccactcctctcccaccctccctccctccccttctcgcTGCGAACCGTACACAGCCCCGACAAGCAGCAGAAATGCAAAGCTTTGCGCGGCCGTGCAAGTCTCGCCGAAGCTTCAACACGCAGAAccaaagcaaaaaaacaaaaccccCGCTAACAACAACCTATCTCCGCAAAACCCACTCTCTAGTAAGGCGGAAAAAAACTGGCTTTTTTTCAGTTACCCAATATGGCGAAGGAGGTTGACGAAGAGGAAACCGAGTGACGGACAGGGAATTTTAAAAAGAGAGCCCCCTACAATTGGTCAGAGACGTGGGGCGCCGCCCATGGTCCCGCCCGGCTGCACCAGACTTGGGATCCCGGGCAACCAGCGAGCTCAGCCCAGccgccagcacagagcagtgaTCTAAACGCGCCTGCTTATTCACAAGcaatcctctccctctctctctctctccctctcagcgactcccccacccttcccccgccggccaggggagagagagagggagggagagagggaggagagagagagggagggaaggagggagggagggagggagggagggagggagggagggagggagggagggagggagggagggagggagggagggagggagggagggagggagggagggagggagggagggagggagggagggaggggaggggaggggggggggggggagggggcaggcgcCCGGTGGTGTTAGTGGCAACGATGAGACTCACCAGCGCCGCCCTCCTGCCAACCCCCGCAAAGACAGCCCCGGTCATATCCCACCTgaccaaaatgtgtaggaaagacatgcagatgctggtttcaatcgaaggtagacacaaaattgctggagtagctcagcgggtcaggcagcatctctggagagaagtaatgggtgacgtttcagtctgaacaagggtctcgacccgaaacgtcacccattccttctctccagagaagctgcctgtcccgctgagttactccggcgttttgggtcgtgatagtacctgcctcaactacctcctctccggcagctcgttctagaCACCCACTACCACCTGTGTggggaaaaaagttgcccctcaggttcctattagatcttgcccctctcacctagaacctgtgccctctattgtttgattcccctactctgggtaaactactctgtgcattcgccctatctattcccctcatggtcttctacacctcgaaaagatcaccgctcagcctcctgcactccaagggaaaaaagtcctagcttgcccaacctctccctggagctcaggccttcgagtcctgacaacatccttgaaaATCTCTGCGTCCTTTCTATCTTAACGACTCCGTCCCTTCCTTTCGTAGGGCGACAAAAAATGAACAGTTCATTCACCCAATCTTCTCCCCCTGATAATTTGATACACCTCTCTCAGATCAAATGTCATCTGGAATATTTTCCGCCCGATTGCCGATTTCCTGCcggagaggaggtagttgaggcaggtactatcacgacaAGACCCGATCATTAAAATGAATTGTTTTAGAGTAATAATAAAACATTATTGCGCCGACTGATTATtgctaaaaaaaaatttaaaacattttgcagTGAGTCCGATTGTATCGGCGCTGGCTACGTTGTTGACTTATTACAAAGAGGTGCCCAAGGAGTTAATATTCCggcggttatatttttaaatgcgCTTCCCTTTTTCGCGCAATGTGAAGTAGTTTCCATTTTTCTCACAGGATATTTTACTCTTGAAACATGGACTttatgctccccctcccccaacactgaTTGTATTATTCTGGTAGATTGTTTCTCTGAAAGTCCACCGGAGGTTATAGCTGAAGACGACATGGACAAATTGTTCCATTCTGCGGGGGGAAAAAAACTCTCAAGACGGGTGCGAGGGATCTTACACCGTCCACTGTGGACATTTTGACCGGCAGTTCGTGGCTCGCTTCAACAGGACTAACAGGTGACCTGCACAATCCttgcagttaaaaaaaataaatagccCTATCGCAACTAATGTACTGGAGtcactcggcgggtcgggcagcatctctggagaacatggataggtgacgtttcatgtcgagacccttctttagattcatCAAGCCCCACATCGCAACCATTGAGAATTCCTTACATGcgctttaaaattgtgttttcaaCATTTGATGCTGAAATGTCTATCCGTGGTAATAATTGCAGGCGGGCGGAGCGTTTAAGATTAATATTTTGGGTggggggtgtacggaacgagctgccggagggggtagttgaggcagggactatcgcaacgtttaagaagcaattattcaggtgcatggataggacaggtttggagggatatgggccaaacgcaggcaggtggaactagtgtagatgggacatgttggccggtgtgggcacgttgggccgaagggcctgtttccacactgtatcactctatgacttcattAGACACGGGGGAATCTATTTCAAGCCTCATTCGAATCCGAATGCCACCTTCCGCCTACattcctccctctagcttcacaattctcaacttTTTAATCCTGTTTTTTTCACACcatctatcttttcatctctggcctttatccaatcaTCTGTCTAtcaccccgcccccccaccccacctgtatctacctatcacttgccaggctttgcccggcCCCTACTTTCTTccagcttcccctcccccccccccccccccccccccaaccccacaatcagtctgaggaaggtcccaacccgaaacgtcacctttccatgtccacggaatcaggggatatggggagaaagcagaaacagggtacaGATTCTCGatggtcagccacgatcatattgaatggcggtgctggtttgatgggccgaatggcctactcctgtacttattttctatgtttctgtgtcctccagaaatgctgcctgactttccaccactttgtgtcgtttGATCGCCATATTAATATCGGCGCTTTTAAAAACTCCGATACTGCGCGCATGAAAACCGCCTGATTTCAACGTGCAGTTAATCTGTATTTATATATAAAACGAATTGTGAATGAATTCAACGCTTTCCACGTTAATAGAACCGTGTTCACTCAGAATTAGACAAGAACGAAATATCTGTGCGGTGAGCGCAGACAGGAAATTAAAACCTCGAAAGTAATTGCTACAGAAACTATTCTGAAACCTATTTTTCAAAGACCCATTTTTGTCTGATATGATTTAGAAACAacattctcattctcattctcaaAACACTTCAGACAGTTTTTATATCCTTGCAATCAAGGGCAGCAATCTATCGCGGTGGAACGATTACCTGATAAAATTACAGAATCGTTTGCAGCGTTTAAGTGCAAGAGACACAATGTCaataactgtgtaggaaagaactgcagacgctggtttaaatcgaagatagacacaaaatgctggagtaactcagcgggacagacagcatctctggagggaaggaatgggtgacgtttcgggccgagacccttcttcagactgaatcagaccattctgaagaagggtcgtcacccattccttctctccagagatgctgcctgtcaatagacaatagacaataggtgcagggggaggccattcggcccttcgagccagcaccgccattcaatgtgatcatggctgatcattctcaatcagtaccccgttcctgccttctccccataccccatgactccactatccttaagagctctatctagctctctcttgaatgcactcagagaattggcctccactgccttctgaggcagagaattccacagattcacaactctctgactgaaaaagtttttcctcatctccgttttaaatggcctaccccttattcttaaactgtggcccctggttctggactcccccaacattgggaacatgtttcctgcctctaacgtgtccaaccccttaataatctcatacgtttcgacaagatcccctctcatccttctaaattccagtgtagtcgctccagtctttcaacatatgcttgcctgtcccgctgagttactccagcatcttgtgtctaatgTCAATATCCCTTTGATTTCACACAGTTACATTGTTTGCAAACCTCCTGCATTAAATATAAACGCATTTCACTTTCTCTTTAACATTGTTGGGGAACATTcgaacgggtacatggataggaaaggccatgggccaaacgcgggcaggtgggactagcgtaaatggagcatcttgaccggcatggatgaggtgggccgaagggcctgttctcgtgctgcaTGACTGTATTTAGGGGGAAAACAATAATAATCGCTGCTTGCTTCCCACTGCGGTATCACAGATgcacttttaaaaacaaaatccctGCCTTATTTCAGTCGGGTGCCTCGACTATTATCGTTGCCAGCGACACTTAAAAAATGATAATAATTTATTATCCTGCCATAGCCTCGCCACAGACGACCGTGATTCGCCAAAGGATTGTTCAATTAATTCACTGCTTCAAATAAATACATTTCAACCCCATTGCACCAGACCGGGATTGGGATGGGAGAGAATGGAACGAGGCAATATCAAATCGTTACAATGCACACAACtaccctcaatagtcaatagtcaatttatttgtcacatacacataaatgtgcagggaaatgaaaaattacccgcagttcagtcagagagttgtgaatctgtagcattctctgcctcagaaggcagtggaggccaattctctgaatgcattcaagagagagctagatagagctcttaagtatagcggagtcagggggtatggggagaaggcaggaacggggtactgattgagaatgatcagccatgatcacattgaatggcggtgctggctcgaagaaccgaatagcctcctcctgcacctattgtctattgatagataaagggaataacatttagtgcaagataatgtccagaaaagtcagattaaagatagtctaagggtctccaatgaggtagatggtaggtcaggaccgctttctagttggtgataggatggttcagcttgtagtgggtctggacgcggcaggaatcaggcaagatgcCTGAGACCACATATCATTGAAATATTCAGCTGAACCACTCGCCGCTTGTTTTTCCGCCGAAGAGGTTTCGAATTTTCTTAATTGCAACTGAGTGAAATATCACTTTTGCTTCAACTCGTGGTTTTCCTTATTAATTATGCCTGCAGTCCCATTTCTGTAGTCACGTTCCAAAATAAACGCGAGGGGGTCTAATTTAACACTCAGTTGATGTGAATCTGACGGGGGAGATTGTATCGGGCGTTGTTGAGCCGAACTTCTCCTCGGCAGAAGGTGGGATACGCTTGAAGAACATTCTCCCAGTTAGATGCCAGCGGTGCAGCGAGAGAAAGAGGCCTGGTATTTATTTATTCTGCCTGATAGTGAGACGCAGGACAGTTTCGGACGCAGTACTTAATATTTCCACGTGGGGAGGATCAGATCAAGCCGGATCGCATTCGTTTTGATTTGTATTCATTTACGTTACACAcgagtgcaaaacacaaagtgctggaggaacccagcgcatcaggcagcatctgtggaaggaatcggCAGAGGGTGGTTTGgctcaagtcccttcttcagacacaagactccagcatctgcagtttctctattGTCACAGTTCAATGGGTGCTGGAtatcattgagtctgaagaaaggtctccacccaaaacacactCTCTCCTCATATAACTGTTTGCAACTCTCTATACAAGTACATCCTCCCTAATGGATGAAATGCCATTGATAAAGCACCAGAGGTTGCTGGGTTCAGCAAATATCCCGAGAACCGCTTGTAGCAATGTTGTGATGATTGCCCTCCAATAATCTCAACTATCTTCCTTTGTACCTGGAAAAATAGTGCGAGATTTCTGCCTCATTCAAGTTAACTTCCGTGTTACCTGGGCTTGTAGGCTTaacttatagggagaggttggtttATACAGCACATCTGTTGAGcacatcatagaacatagaagagtacagtacAGTAACATGTCCtaaggcccaccatgtccgtgccaaatATAACGTCAAGATTCAAGTGTCCcccagttccttgtctctccatcACCCACCAGTGGTTCAGGCTGGGTATTGGCTAATGGTCAGCCATAGTTAAGCAAGCTATCTTCAACCAGACTGGACTTATATATGCTGAATTAGATACTGGAGTGAGCCTTTAACAGAGGAGCAAGTGTTGATGAGTTGTGTGGGGAAAGAATGgttgaaatgttttttaaaaacttttttttttaaaccctacCATAACCTTGTTAAAATAAATTGTTATGGTCAGTTGTAGGATATGCAATTTTGTTTGTTTGCCTTCAAGGGAACAGTTAAATATTAATTATTTGAAAAGGATATTTAACACAATTTAAACACTACTAAGTGATAAGAAACTAGATACCATCCAAAGACAAAGCAACTTGCGAGATTGgatcaaaaaggcacaaagtgctcagTGCCTCCACTCGAggcaaggcctgtttcctttgaacCGTTGCAAGCAGAGTGCTGCGTATCCCCAAAGCCAACACCTCCACACCAAGCGGGAAGACGGTGGCATGGCAGCACCACCACCTGCATATTCCCCACGCCACCCTGATTTGGAAACAAATGAATTTTCATTCATCACAGTCAGatcagaccacacctggagtattgtgagcagttttggtctcctaatttgtggaaggacattcttgctattgaggaagtgcagcgtaggttcacgaggtttaagaataaggggtaggccatttagaactgagatgaggaaaaacgttttcagtcagagagttgtaaatctgtggaattctctgcctcagaaggcagtggaggccaattctctgaatgcattcaagagagagctagatagagctcttaaggatagcggagtcagggggtaatgggagaaggcaggaacgggggtactgattgagaatgatcagccatgatgatcacattgaatggtggtgctggctcgaagggccgaatggcctcctcctgcacctattgtctattgtctatgtatctatgtagatCCAAATCCTGCCATTCCCAGACAATTACGGGACCATCTTAACCAGAACGACCGCAGTGATTCGGGATGGTGGATCTACCACTCTTTTTCCAAGGACAGGCATCGACATTGGCCTTGACAGCGACCATTACATCCCGAAAAATATTactgtatttttaaggcagagatggatagattcttgatcactaccggtgtcagtggttatgcggagaaggcaggagaatgggattaggagggagagatagaccagccatgagtgaattgcggagtagacttgacgggctgaatggcctaattctgttcctatcatttatgaacatgaaaaataATGCAAGTTTAAATAGCTTAAAATATACATGATTCGTAACATTGAGCTTATTCGCGTCAGACGTTGCTGGAGGGATGCAGTCGGTGTGACACACGTTTGCTGTCATAGCAGTCATAGCAGAGCATCAAACAGAACACAGGACAGTACAGaacgggagcaggcccttcagcccacaaagcccATGCCAAACACCGTGCCAAGGTCAACtcgtcccctctgcctgcacctaatccatatccctccatcccctgcatatcagcAGGGAAAgctcttcactctacctcagtccacatgacaataaactaaattaaactaatcaattatagacacagagtgctggagtaactcagcgggacaggcagcatctctggagagaagggatgggtgacgtttcgggtcgagacccttccatatCTATtccccaatctaaaagcctcttaaacatcactatcatatctgccttcagcatctcccctggcagcgtgttacaggcaccccccaaccccccccccaccccccccccccccaccgccctctgtgaaaAACAACCTGCCCCACTCATTTATCCTCAACTATTTTCTTACAGTATTTCGTTAATTTATTAAAGTTCCTACATTAAAGTGATTACTTTTTGGAACAACTCTTCGCGGATCCCACCTCGTTGTATTCCTTTACTGTTGGTTATTTGGTTAACTATTAACAAAATAGTACACTATTCATCGGCGGttactggaagcgagtgtgactgccctctccatagggtcggacgcctgtgcgtgactttgtttaacgtggggagactggtgcacagacagccaccacacggtccttgacaaatctgggtcaggatccagtggcacggagtcaatagacaacaggtgcaggaggaggccattcggcccttcgagctagcaccgctattcaatgtgatcatggctgatcattctcaatcagtaccccgttcctgccttctccccatacccactgactccgctgtccttaagagctctatctagctctctcttgaatgcattcagagaattggcctccactgccttctgaggcagagaattccacagattcacaactctctgactgaaaaagtttttcctcatctcagttctaaatggcctaccccttattcttaaactgtggcccctggttctggactcccccaacattgggaacatgtttccagcctctaacgtgtccaaccccttaataatcttatgtttcgataagatcccctctcatccttctaaattccagtgtatacaagcctagtcgctctagtctttcagcatacaacagtcccgccattccgggaattaacctagtaaacctacgctgcacgccctcaatagcaagaatatccttcctcaaatttggagaccaaaacaacacacagtaagtactccaggtgcggtctggagtccaagacgaccggggacccttttctgctgcggccttcatccatccgccttcccagccgttgtgacgctccactaaagtcagccgtcatcctccctccgTCTgtcccaccgttgaggtcttggttggatcgttctttgtcaaggacctccctcccccctcgaccttaccgccacgtgtgaccctaccaggagcgtagctccaaacggcatcgccctcaggatctcaggaccacacgagcttctccaccgcgacaaGGTGACAACCCATGGAGAAGAGAACACGATTATTATTTTAATGAACTATTTTAAGTCAGTATTTCATTCAGTTTTTCATCAAATGGCTGTGGCCCCTCTGTTATCTGCAAGATTTCAGGATACAAAGGTTTGTGCCCTTTCCCACTGTACACAGGCAGTGGTTTTCCTTCTTTTCTCCGCTCTGAATGACTGTTTGATGTAAACACGCAACTACCAAATCATGTGAGCGTAAAGTGAATATGAGCTGACTCCATGCGCAGTGCTAATGGGGTAATTGCGTCCATAAAACATAAAGACTAAAATGTATTTCTGGTTTACAGTTTATTAGTCAGACAACTTAAACACTCATGGATGAAAACTGTAATCTCAACCATCTGATGTTCCCCTGACTTAACGCCAGAAACTTACCGAACAAGATCTTGTGCTCACACGATATATTGCATTATGATAACTAACACAGCAATTAAATGCAAGTTGTTCTGCTGAATATCTATTTGCTGTAGCAGAACATATTTGTCTGTTCTGGGGAGGTTAAATTTAATTTTTCCTCATATTATTTTGGACATGGATTGAAAATCTAAAGCAATAACATTAACCGTCAAAACGTCAAAGGCTTTGTTCCGtgctcacctctcttttccagctttctctccccttctatcagtctgagaagggtcctgatccgaaacgttgtcagtccattccctctacagatgctgcatgacttgctAATTTCCCGGTATTTGGAAGTcaatatggatgtgcagggaacggagggatagggGTCACGTGCAGGCCCATGAAATTagcttcatgtttggcacagacattgtgggccgaagggcctgttcttgtgcaatGGACCAGATAGCACCCATGATGGAgcttagtctgtggaattctctgtctcagaagtcagtggaggccaattctctgaatgctttcaagagagagctagatagagctcttaaggatagcggagtcagggggtatggggagaaggcaggaacggggtactgattgagaatgatcagccatgatcacattgaatggcggtgctggctcgaagggccgaatgacctactcctgcacctattgtctattgatggtgtATATATGAACTGCAAAGATTCCACTGTATATCTTCCGGGGATCTGCACGAGTGCTTAGTTATTAGGACAAACCTTTGTTATTTTGGGCCTACGTATAACGAGACTAACAAAGTATCACTGCCGGGACAAAATGAACTAATGAAAGGGAAT encodes:
- the cdkn1bb gene encoding cyclin dependent kinase inhibitor 1Bb, which produces MSNVRISNGSPSLELMAAQIPGNAKPSACRSLFGAVDHDVLNRDLQLKKQEIHEQDRGRWNYDFEKDKPLDGNYKWEAVDRKDVPNFYWRPSRKQVSPAEQCGVDVNGNHAIVYTGTRLQGDSGDTDLENQQREEPVTEATGHFTERCSASRKRSASGDDTPDSKRFNAKTETDWSTNSRSAGTLEKTPKKTISRGHQT